One genomic segment of Erythrolamprus reginae isolate rEryReg1 chromosome 2, rEryReg1.hap1, whole genome shotgun sequence includes these proteins:
- the LOC139159827 gene encoding zinc finger protein 420-like — MEPGKLLDPPSDTSNPPKNHRRTHECSECGKSFARRSLLLTHRKDHVGSGSSQGLEAEKFFAGKNSKDLRRPPTLKAYKCEECDLCFSQKSSLLRHQKIHSGEKPYQCLECGKFFREKATLRSHERIHTGEKLYKCWECGKRFPQKSGLLYHEKSHAGIKPYKCFECGKCFVHSSHLQRHWKTHTGEKNEKCLECGKCLSTKSSLVVHQRRHSGEKPYECTECGRRFVGSCELWAHQRWHKGEKPYKCEECDSCFSQKSGLLTHQKIHSGEKPYQCLECGKFFCEKATLRNHEIIHTGEKPYKCWECGKSFSWKSALWVHEKSHAGIKSYKCFECGKCFTHSSSFQCHLKTHTGEKNEKCLECGKCFTHKSNLERHQRIHTGERPYECTECERRFVNSSNLRQHQRWHKGEKPYECEECGKRFVTRRDFENHKRTHTGEKPFKCGECGKCFSKKSNLGRHQRVHTGEKPYSCLECGKYFAQTGGLRRHHKTHTGEKPYQCIDCGRFFSSNSHLQEHIKIHTGKKITNV; from the exons ATGGAGCCTGGGAAACTCTTGGATCCCCCTTCAGACACAAGCAACCCTCCGAAAAACCACAGAAGAACCCATGAATGCTCAGAGTGTGGGAAGTCCTTTGCTCGCAGGTCCCTCCTTTTGACCCACAGGAAGGACCATGTGGGAAGTGGATCCAGTCAAGGTTTGGAGGCTGAGAAATTCTTCGCTGGGAAGAACTCCAAAGATCTCAGAAGGCCCCCAACACTAAAAGCCTATAAGTGTGAGGAATGTGACTTATGCTTTAGTCAAAAGTCAAGCCTTCTTAGACATCAGAAAATCCACAGTGGAGAGAAACCttatcaatgtctggaatgtggGAAGTTTTTCCGTGAAAAAGCCACTCTCAGAAGCCATGAGAgaattcacacaggggagaaactttACAAGTGTTGGGAATGTGGGAAGAGGTTTCCTCAGAAATCAGGTCTTTTATATCATGAGAAGTCTCATGCAGGAATCAAACCTTACAAGTGCTTTGAGTGTGGAAAATGTTTTGTCCACAGTTCACATCTTCAGCGTCATTGGAAAACACACACGggggagaaaaatgaaaagtgcctcgaatgtgggaaatgtttgtCTACGAAATCAAGCCTTGTGGTACATCAGAGACGTCACTctggagagaaaccctatgaatGCACAGAATGTGGGAGAAGATTTGTGGGTTCTTGTGAGCTCTGGGCACACCAGAGGTGGCACAAAGGAGAAAAACC CTATAAGTGTGAGGAATGTGACTCGTGCTTTAGTCAAAAGTCAGGACTTCTCACACATCAGAAAATCCACAgtggagagaaaccatatcaatgtctggaatgtggGAAATTTTTCTGTGAAAAAGCCACTCTTAGAAACCACGAGataatccacacaggggagaaaccttacAAGTGTTGGGAATGTGGGAAGAGCTTTTCTTGGAAATCAGCTCTTTGGGTCCATGAGAAGTCTCATGCAGGAATCAAATCTTACAAGTGCTTTGAGTGTGGAAAATGTTTTACCCACAGTTCATCTTTTCAGTGTCATTTGAAAACACACACaggtgaaaaaaatgaaaagtgcctcgaatgtgggaaatgttttacccACAAATCAAACCTTGAGCGACATCAGAGAATTCACACTGGAGAGAGACCCTATGAATGCACAGAATGTGAGAGAAGATTTGTGAATTCTTCTAACCTTCGGCAACACCAGAGGTGGCACAAAGGAGAAAAACCCTATGAATGTGAGGAGTGTGGGAAAAGGTTTGTTACACGAAGAGATTTTGAGAATCACAAGAGAACCCACACGGGAGAGAAGCCATTCAAATGTGGGGAGTGTGGGAAATGCTTTTCCAAAAAATCAAATCTTGGAAGGCATCAGAgggtccacacaggagagaagccatacaGCTGCCTAGAATGTGGAAAATATTTTGCTCAAACGGGAGGCCTTCGGAGGCATCACaaaacccacacaggggagaaaccctatcaatgtATCGACTGTGGAAGATTTTTCAGTAGCAATTCACACCTTCAGGAGCACATAAAAATTCACAcggggaaaaaaattacaaatgttTAG